The Polyodon spathula isolate WHYD16114869_AA chromosome 21, ASM1765450v1, whole genome shotgun sequence genome contains the following window.
CACTTTCTCTCACAATTCAAATTCAAAGGTGCTTTATTGGAATGATAACATTGGCAAGGGTGCAGTAGCACCCCTTTGGCTTTGCATGGGttctatcatatacaggggttacagttttatgCAATGGCTTTCAGcgcccccactttaaaaattgttccagtgcacTGAACATTGGTGGTATTGGCAAAGcagttaaaaaatacagtatataataatatatatatataatataccccccctccccccctccccctccccctccccctcccccacaggGAGGCACAAAGGGAGTCGTCACTATCCGTGCAGTTATGACGGCAGTTAGTGGGGCTGTGAGTCCCTCCCCAGTGAGACTGCCACTCACTCTCTATCTCTCACACATATAGAATAGAATCCTGACAGCGGTTATTAGGCTTCCTATTGGCCAACAAACCACCAACAGCCCATCATGATGTCACTGAGAAGTTTGATGCAAGCAAAATACACGTGTGAGTTCCAGAATTCTAAAGTTTGCCTCAACGTTGGGAGCTACACATGATTAAAAACGCAACATAcccaaagcaacaaaaacataattcTTTGAGACAAAACTTAAACAGTGTATTTTCTTCATCAAAGATGACCTCTGGCTGGACAATGCAAACATCTGAACTAATAGCTTACTTGGTGAAAGTTATGTTTTAGAAAGAATCACAGTGTTACCAATGTGGCACTTGTGTTGTTCGCTGCTataaacacacaattattattattattattattattattattattattattattattattattattattattaaaaatctgcTGAAAAGTACCTATTAGGTTTCACTTTCACATAGTGTTTGCAATATTTTCATTGCTACTGCTACCCGAAATATTACCACAAAACGATCCAGACACAACTTGGCACACGGTGCGCTCAGTACctacccagcagcagcagcaaatgcTAAATATCGTTTGCTGTCATTATTTTTCTTGATGGCAAGTAGACACGACAATGTCTCCCTAGCATGGCATTGCCCTCTGCTGAGACGACCCGCCGACTGTTATGGCATTTAGTTCAGTCTTTTTGGACCCTCTGTCCCGGAGCATCTTCAAGAAATTTGTGGTCATGCTGTGCTCCTTGCTTATTTCGCTGTACTTTCTCTACTGCCTCACAGACCGCAGCATTATGTCTAGCCCCGTCAAGGCTACGGCGGAGGACTTTGGGTACCTGGATTCAGACTTCAAACAGTGGCAGTCGGTTCAGAGAAAAATACTTCTGCAAAAAATAATCAGCCAGCCGGAGCAAGGTATGGCAGGACGCAATTCCTATTTTAACAGCGGTTTTACTAGAACTAATAATATCAACGGATTCCCCGCTGATAGAAAAGAAGAGGTCCACCAACATTACTTCAGACCTGCCCCGCGTATGCCCTCTTCAACGAACTTTGACGCTTTGGCTGGGACGCCGATTCTGCCTGGAGATACGGGGCGCAACTCCGGCATCAGTAAGATCAGTCTTCTGGGTGAAGGGACCAGAAAGCTTCCCCAGGCGCTCATCATCGGGGTGAAGAAAGGAGGCACTCGGGCTCTGCTCGAGTTTATCCGGGTGCACCCTGACATCAGAGCCGTGGGAGCAGAGCCGCACTTCTTCGATAGAAACTACGGCAACGGCCTCGACTGGTATAGGTAAGGGATCCAGTTAGTGGTAGACAAGGTCATCTTTGCGCAAATTAAACAAGCGCCTTATATCTGACAGAAACCAGGGTCTGTATATATTTTCAGTGGACCTTTTCCTTGAAACGAAAGCAAAGCTGCACCGTTTTTTTGCTCATTGGTGCTGCACC
Protein-coding sequences here:
- the LOC121296171 gene encoding heparan sulfate glucosamine 3-O-sulfotransferase 3A1-like; the protein is MAFSSVFLDPLSRSIFKKFVVMLCSLLISLYFLYCLTDRSIMSSPVKATAEDFGYLDSDFKQWQSVQRKILLQKIISQPEQGMAGRNSYFNSGFTRTNNINGFPADRKEEVHQHYFRPAPRMPSSTNFDALAGTPILPGDTGRNSGISKISLLGEGTRKLPQALIIGVKKGGTRALLEFIRVHPDIRAVGAEPHFFDRNYGNGLDWYRDLMPKTLEGQITMEKTPSYFVTREAPARISAMSRDTKLIVVVRDPVTRAISDYTQTLSKKTDIPTFESLTFKNRTTGLIDTSWSAIQIGIYAKHLENWLQYFPMSQILFVSGERLISDPAGELGRVQDFLGLKRIITDKHFYFNQTKGFPCLKKAEGSSKPHCLGKTKGRTHPNVNPEVVQRLRDFYRPFNMKFYQMTGHLFGWDD